Below is a genomic region from Castanea sativa cultivar Marrone di Chiusa Pesio chromosome 2, ASM4071231v1.
GGCACATCTCCAACCATCATCCAATCCCCTTCTTTATCTTCATAGGTCAAGACATGATATTTATCAGAGTGAACTCGATCGGCACCTGGGCCTATTTGaaagagttaataaaatttgaatgtaGCTTAGCTTTAGTTATACAATCATATCCGTACGGTGCCACTTTTGGATAGAGTaactttgaaaaattgaatttccttCCAAAAGAAGAAAGCTTGAATTTTGTGTACTTACAAAGAATGGTGGTGGGGAACATATGGGCAATAGTTGCTATGAGACTATCATAGCCATCTTGTGCAAACAGATTCAATTTTCTACCAATCGGAATGCCTTCCATGTATATCTTGATAAATAAGGAGGCCTGCTTGTGATCCAGTACTTTATCTAAATGTGCAATCCTCAATATCGATCTGATCGGTGGCCAGCTTAGTGGTTGCACTCTGAATTGTGAAATATAAGTTCATTCAATATCAGCCATACATGTAACATATATGATCTTATAGCTAGATTAGAACCTGACTCAAGAACTCAAACAGGAAAGTCTTAATTTTTCTCGGGAAAATGCTAATCGCCAAGAAAAAAGAGTCCAAATATACCAAAATCAAAAACATTGAAGACTAATTGAAATAAGGGGAAAGCCATGCAtgtgaattaaaaaagaaaaagtccagaaataattaaataaagcTTGGGGGTAGAGAAAGagtccacacaaaaaaaagttgGTTGAAGGTTGTTGAATATATGAATGCAAGCCATtaataagaacatataaaaatacCTTGTTGTCGTTGTTGGAGTGGGAAAGAGGTCATTGTAATAAGAGGATGAGATGCTTAGACCAAGTCTGAGGTCTGTGGAAGAAGAGGAGGCAGCTGCTGCCGAAGGATCGCTGCTGCTGTCTATGGAAGAAGCTGATGAATGTTGTTCTGATTTAATTCCCATCTACAATTGAGAATAGAgattgataatgatgatgatgaaatgaAACGGTGAAATAGAGAGTAGCACCTTTGTCCCTCTGCGTCTTTATATGCCTAGATAGATAGccataaaagagagagagagagagagagagagagagagagagagagaggagggacAAGGAAGTCAGAGTTTCGACAAACTCTCGTCGGTTTGATTTGCCTTGAGGGTGGCCGACATGTCCACGCTGCATACGCTAGCGACGTGGCTTTCACTCTATTATCTAACCTTTAGCCTCTTTTCTTTCGTGTGTGGGACACTATTGAAAACCAATTTGCCTATTTCATTACTATTGTGTTTATGACTCCACAAGTTGATATACATGGCAAAGTGGTCGGGCCGGGTCATATTATCTTTATGATCATGTCAGTTGTCAAGTAagagaacaaagaacaaaatagttATAAATAAAAGTCGAATAATacttaaattcttaaatttacAAAGTTTACTACAAATACCATCatcataaaagaatgaaaataatattaaatattgtaGACTATGTCAAGTTATCAACTTCCTCAACACATGTTCTTATTAcgtgtaaaataataataaagctaaATTATCTAAAAagataactaaaaaaaaaaaaaaaagtaaagcataacatattaagtaaataataataaataaatatttaatatgaaaTTCATCTCAATttactcaattttctttttttcaaatgaattcAATCTACTCAACCTTAGTAAAACATCCCGCACTAAAAATATTCATACTTGAAAATTGCACTTCAAGTTAGTGAGTAATTTTGTCAGTATATCATCTACAatacaaatttaatataatttaaatatacaatgaaaGCGATCAAgtcaataaagaattaaaaaatttataactttatCACTATTCTATAAATGAATTAAATTACCTTCAAATCCTTAtaaccaatttttaaaaaatactttagaAAGGTTGATCCAACCCAACCTAA
It encodes:
- the LOC142625986 gene encoding auxin-responsive protein IAA31 encodes the protein MGIKSEQHSSASSIDSSSDPSAAAASSSSTDLRLGLSISSSYYNDLFPTPTTTTRVQPLSWPPIRSILRIAHLDKVLDHKQASLFIKIYMEGIPIGRKLNLFAQDGYDSLIATIAHMFPTTILCPGADRVHSDKYHVLTYEDKEGDWMMVGDVPWEMFLNNVKRLKITRADRC